A single window of Hemicordylus capensis ecotype Gifberg chromosome 15, rHemCap1.1.pri, whole genome shotgun sequence DNA harbors:
- the ACADS gene encoding short-chain specific acyl-CoA dehydrogenase, mitochondrial isoform X1 produces the protein MAAAAAFLRGRGAAAWTFQHLRQLHTVYQAVELPETHQMLRQTCRDFAEKELVPIAAQLDKEHRFPAEQVKKMGSLGLLAMDVPEKYGGAGLDYLAYSIAVEEISRGCASTGVVMSVTNSLYLGPVLKFGSEEQKHKWITPFTNGDKIGCFALSEPGNGSDAGAASTVAQLVGNEWVLNGTKAWITNAWDASATVVFATTDKSLKHKGISAFLVPMPTPGLSLGKKEDKLGIRASSTANLIFEDCRIPKGNLLGEQGMGFKIAMQTLDSGRIGIASQALGIAQAALDCAVDYAEKRMAFGSPITKLQAVQFKLADMALALEGARLLTWRAAMLKDNGKPYTKEAAMAKLAASEAATAISHQAIQILGGMGYVTEMPAERHYRDARITEIYEGTSEIQRLVIAGQLLKEYHG, from the exons atggcggcggcggcggcttttCTGCGGGGACGCGGCGCGGCTG CATGGACTTTTCAGCATCTGCGACAACTGCACACTGTATACCAGGCAGTGGAATTGCCAGAGACGCACCAGATGCTCCGCCAGACGTGCCGCGATTTTGCCGAGAAGGAGCTGGTCCCCATTGCTGCTCAGCTGGATAAAGAGCACCGCTTTCCTGCGGAACAG GTCAAGAAAATGGGGAGTCTTGGGCTGCTAGCGATGGACGTGCCTGAGAAGTATGGAGGAGCTGGACTGGATTACTTGGCCTATTCCATCGCCGTGGAGGAGATCAGCCGAGGCTGCGCGTCCACGGGAGTTGTCATGAGTGTCActaat TCCCTCTATTTAGGACCAGTTTTAAAGTTTGGGTCTGAAGAGCAGAAGCACAAGTGGATCACTCCCTTCACAAATGGGGACAAAATTGGCTGCTTTGCTCTCAGTGAACCAG GGAACGGCAGCGATGCTGGAGCTGCTTCAACGGTTGCCCAGCTCGTTGGCAACGAATGGGTCTTGAATGGCACCAAAGCCTGGATCACCAACGCCTGGGATGCCTCTGCAACTGTAGTGTTTGCCACCACAGACAAATCCCTGAAACATAAG GGTATTAGTGCCTTCCTCGTCCCAATGCCAACCCCGGGCTTGTCTCTGGGCAAGAAAGAGGACAAGCTGGGCATCAGAGCATCGTCAACCGCAAACCTTATCTTTGAAGACTGCCGCATCCCCAAGGGCAACCTGCTGGGGGAGCAGGGAATGGGCTTCAAAATCGCCATG CAAACCCTGGACTCGGGCAGGATTGGCATTGCTTCGCAGGCCCTGGGAATAGCTCAGGCAGCGCTGGACTGCGCTGTGGACTATGCAGAGAAGAGGATGGCCTTCGGGTCTCCCATCACTAAGCTGCAGGCTGTTCAG TTCAAGCTGGCAGATATGGCACTGGCCCTTGAGGGTGCTCGCCTGCTGACCTGGAGAGCCGCCATGCTGAAAGACAATGGAAAGCCCTACACCAAG GAAGCGGCCATGGCCAAACTTGCTGCATCAGAGGCTGCAACGGCCATTTCCCATCAG GCTATCCAGATCCTGGGCGGGATGGGCTACGTGACAGAGATGCCAGCAGAACGCCACTACCGTGATGCTCGGATTACAGAGATCTACGAGGGAACCAGTGAGATCCAGAGGCTGGTGATTGCGGGGCAGCTGCTGAAAGAGTACCATGGGTGA
- the ACADS gene encoding short-chain specific acyl-CoA dehydrogenase, mitochondrial isoform X2, which yields MAAAAAFLRGRGAAAWTFQHLRQLHTVYQAVELPETHQMLRQTCRDFAEKELVPIAAQLDKEHRFPAEQVKKMGSLGLLAMDVPEKYGGAGLDYLAYSIAVEEISRGCASTGVVMSVTNSLYLGPVLKFGSEEQKHKWITPFTNGDKIGCFALSEPGNGSDAGAASTVAQLVGNEWVLNGTKAWITNAWDASATVVFATTDKSLKHKQTLDSGRIGIASQALGIAQAALDCAVDYAEKRMAFGSPITKLQAVQFKLADMALALEGARLLTWRAAMLKDNGKPYTKEAAMAKLAASEAATAISHQAIQILGGMGYVTEMPAERHYRDARITEIYEGTSEIQRLVIAGQLLKEYHG from the exons atggcggcggcggcggcttttCTGCGGGGACGCGGCGCGGCTG CATGGACTTTTCAGCATCTGCGACAACTGCACACTGTATACCAGGCAGTGGAATTGCCAGAGACGCACCAGATGCTCCGCCAGACGTGCCGCGATTTTGCCGAGAAGGAGCTGGTCCCCATTGCTGCTCAGCTGGATAAAGAGCACCGCTTTCCTGCGGAACAG GTCAAGAAAATGGGGAGTCTTGGGCTGCTAGCGATGGACGTGCCTGAGAAGTATGGAGGAGCTGGACTGGATTACTTGGCCTATTCCATCGCCGTGGAGGAGATCAGCCGAGGCTGCGCGTCCACGGGAGTTGTCATGAGTGTCActaat TCCCTCTATTTAGGACCAGTTTTAAAGTTTGGGTCTGAAGAGCAGAAGCACAAGTGGATCACTCCCTTCACAAATGGGGACAAAATTGGCTGCTTTGCTCTCAGTGAACCAG GGAACGGCAGCGATGCTGGAGCTGCTTCAACGGTTGCCCAGCTCGTTGGCAACGAATGGGTCTTGAATGGCACCAAAGCCTGGATCACCAACGCCTGGGATGCCTCTGCAACTGTAGTGTTTGCCACCACAGACAAATCCCTGAAACATAAG CAAACCCTGGACTCGGGCAGGATTGGCATTGCTTCGCAGGCCCTGGGAATAGCTCAGGCAGCGCTGGACTGCGCTGTGGACTATGCAGAGAAGAGGATGGCCTTCGGGTCTCCCATCACTAAGCTGCAGGCTGTTCAG TTCAAGCTGGCAGATATGGCACTGGCCCTTGAGGGTGCTCGCCTGCTGACCTGGAGAGCCGCCATGCTGAAAGACAATGGAAAGCCCTACACCAAG GAAGCGGCCATGGCCAAACTTGCTGCATCAGAGGCTGCAACGGCCATTTCCCATCAG GCTATCCAGATCCTGGGCGGGATGGGCTACGTGACAGAGATGCCAGCAGAACGCCACTACCGTGATGCTCGGATTACAGAGATCTACGAGGGAACCAGTGAGATCCAGAGGCTGGTGATTGCGGGGCAGCTGCTGAAAGAGTACCATGGGTGA
- the UNC119B gene encoding protein unc-119 homolog B — MSGSKPRVAPAGPGGALSRPRGRRGSGDTPQRAVLPRTESELLALEAVRPEHVLGLSRVTESYLCRPEDNIYNIDFTKFKIRDLETGTVLFEIAKPSALEQEDDNEDNGEVDTSAGRFVRYQFTPAFLRLRTVGATVEFTVGDKPVSNFRMIERHYFRDHLLKNFDFDFGFCIPSSRNTCEHIYEFPQLSEDLIRLMVENPYETRSDSFYFVDNKLIMHNKADYAYNGGQ; from the exons ATGAGCGGCTCGAAGCCGAGGGTAGCGCCGGCAGGGCCCGGCGGGGCCCTGAGCCGACCCCGCGGGCGGAGGGGCTCCGGGGACACGCCGCAGCGGGCGGTCCTACCCCGGACCGAGTCGGAGCTGCTGGCGCTGGAGGCGGTCCGGCCCGAGCACGTCCTGGGGCTGAGCCGCGTCACCGAGA GTTATTTGTGTAGACCCGAGGACAACATCTACAATATTGACTTCACCAAGTTCAAGATCCGGGACCTCGAGACCGGGACGGTGCTGTTTGAAATTGCCAAACCTTCTGCTTTAG AACAAGAAGACGACAACGAGGACAACGGAGAGGTGGACACCAGCGCAGGGCGCTTTGTCCGCTATCAGTTCACCCCTGCCTTCCTGCGTCTCCGGACGGTTGGTGCAAC CGTGGAATTCACTGTGGGCGACAAGCCGGTGTCGAACTTCCGCATGATTGAGAGGCATTACTTCCGAGACCACCTGCTCAAGAACTTTGACTTTGATTTTGGCTTCTGCATCCCCAGCAGCAGGAACACATGCGAGCACATCTATGAGTTCCCCCAGCTTTCAGAGGACCTGA TCCGCCTGATGGTCGAGAACCCCTACGAGACCCGCTCTGACAGCTTCTACTTTGTGGACAACAAGCTGATCATGCACAATAAGGCCGACTATGCCTACAACGGGGGGCAGTAg